The following DNA comes from Tachypleus tridentatus isolate NWPU-2018 chromosome 9, ASM421037v1, whole genome shotgun sequence.
CAAATTTTTATTGCTGAGGAGAGTGACTAAAGCCTGAAGGTAAAGTTTGTTGTGAACACAGAACTCAGTTTAGACAGTGATGCAAAATATAGCTAGTTCTTTCATTAGAGGCTTTGGCTTAAGCTCAGTGTCCGGACTTGGTGTGAGTTCCTCAAAGTTTACCTTAAAGAGGAACAATCAGTGGTATGTTACACTAAATTTACCTTTTAAGATTGGAATACATACTAAGAATAGTGTGTTTTCTTCACATAGTGTCAGTTATTCTACATGCAACTCAAAAGTTAGTTCTGTGTCAAATTTTTTGAGCAATAACATTATTGGACattgtaaaaattacaatattggtAGTCATTTatggatatataaaaatatgcatacAAACCTGAGTCTGTCATTGGCAAGTGCTGATGTAAGCAAGCTTAAAgcaaatttacagaaaaactttGGTCATCGTTTCATATCAACCAGTTCTTTAGCTGGTTGTAGTCAAAAAACAGTGTCTTCAGACATATATGATAGATTTGGGAACTCTGAGCAGGTTAACACAAAGGGTGTAAAACACATGTTAGAAAAAGATGTTGAACTGCAGTCAATTTTGGAAGATATCAATAATGATTTTGAAGGACCTTTATTTCATCCACACACTGATAAAGGAACTTATGAAGATCAAAATCTGAATAGTTTTGAAAATCAGTATTACGAACAGCAGCCACGGACAGCCTGTGATTTTCAGGACAATTACTTTTCAGACATAGATATAACTTATGTATTTTCAGACCAAGTGTTTGATACAAAGTGTGATCAAGATGAAACAGGAGAAAGAGGTTTTGCTAGTGAAACTGAAAAGATTGGATCAGCTATCTCTCATTTATGTTGTAGTAAACATGAGCCTACAGTTTCAACAGACTTAAGAGTTTCAATGCCAGATTCCTTTATCAACAATGAGCTGTTCCATTACATGGGACAAATACATCCTCTGGAAGAAGAATCACAACAAGGTATACTTGTATGTGCTATAGTGTAAATTTTACCTGTTTGTATATGCACTGTACTTAaagtataaatatgttttaaatctcTAGAGCATTAGTAATTTTATTAACCTAGTGTGAAATAatcaaatttgtttaaattttgaaaactggTTATCTGTATGGGTCTTTCATTAACAAAATGCAACACATATTTGGTGTTTATGAAAAGGATCCAAAATgcctattaaaatatttttaagtgtataAAGCTATTTACAGGTGGGTGAGTTTGCAATTTACTGAGAAATCTTGCCCTTCAACAGCCATTTATACAGACATGcttgtctgttgttgttttttcacagaAAAATTCTAACCAACAGTTGGgtttttggtaatttttattCATGAAGGGACATTGAGGAATGGCTGTATATCACATTCTAATCTTTATTTACAGCTAGAtagtatatataaaagtatattgaacccacattttttctttgaattttgtgACTGATCAGAATAAGAATTTGTATTCacttaaagtatgttttacaacaATTTATTGAAACTACAGAAAATAGTTACCTGTGATGTCTGACTCTTGATGAAATGGAAAAATTATAGCTGCTTCTTGCaaattaacagaataaaaatattcacatatgtaTTATGCCAAGATAACTGGTTTGTCTCCTTTCTCCTTCTGGTCAATTCCAACCATAGTATCACAGATGTCTCCAATATATTTTGAAGCAAATTTTAAGAGGCTTctagaaactttatttttctgtttccatAAGACccctgtttatgtttttatttaatagattgTTCTGAcgtaaatatatactcttcaaaaaaagaaacgcaaaaggcaaaatatgagacaaattgtgaACAAGTTTATTTTGGGTAGTTCTGTATCACATGTGTGAAactgcacattcactgctgaacatccaaaatctgcaaaggcaaagtccatgCTCAccaggtgaagtttaacgtcactcaacgtcaataacaagtatgccccccgtgagcatcaataactgcttggcatctcctgcccatggaagcgatgagatgacgaataacatcctgtggaatggctgtccactcagcctgcaaagctgctgcaagctgaggtagagtctgcggttgaggttgttgctgtcgcagacgtcggtccaattcgtctcaaagatgttcgatggtgtttaaatctggtgatctggagggccagggaagaacgttgatgttgtggtgtctcaagaagacagtggtgagtcaggctgtgtgagaacgggcgttgtcatgttgaaaaatgttgttaacgttcaccatgatgggttgcacatggggcctaaaaaTCTCGTAGATGTTTGCGTagggtctgatcggaaatcctacgcagccctggtatggttgaagcagtagacgtcacagtggtggtcctatcctgaaggAGACGTAAcaggatgttgcgatcttgtgcgggcgtggtcacacgaggtctgccagatcgtggacggtcacaagttgatccatgttgttggtaacGATTCCATacccttgtgatggtgcttgggtggacattcacagctctggcaacttCTGTTCGAGATTTGCCtccttccaagcgaccaatggcgttgttgcgttgtgcttcagtcagtcttggcgtaactgtattgcatgttggtggcttaacactgagctatggaaactgagaacccgcctcttttatagggattttgcacatgttgcacttgcagaacatgcagatctctcaaacaaatttattggacatgcatgcgttttggcaaaaaatccgatgttttcctccattttcaaagtgcacaacttttattgtcattttggtctgacaatcagtgccttaacacgtgtaacatcacatactctgagcttgtaatgttattacatatatttctctttaaaataaaaaaagtatcccttttgcatttcttgttttgaacaGTATATTTGACTCAGTATTGCAGGAATCCCttattttgtatatgtgtgtttttgaattGTGTACTAGATGACAATTATACCATTCTGACCATAAGctttagtaataaaaatacatacattatttcatttttaagcaGTCTAAGCTTGTGATTGTACTAGATCCAAACTAGACTATAAAatctctaaaaaaaaaagtaaaaattagatCTCATCCTTACAACcctatgtcatatatatatagtatatatatttcaactatCTCATCCTTGGCTTTGTACTTGTTACAAGAGCTCATTAGGTCAGATTGGTTTCAGAAACTTCCACATTTGGAGTCTCAGTTGAACCTGGTTTCTGTTTACAAGACATTAGTCTTTGTGTAATGCTTCAGCTGGTAAAGCACATCTTTAACATGCAATAGTCTAgacatttttttatgataaaattttgGCATATTAACAAAAGGCTATAAGTTTAAGGTATAGAGAGGTCAGATACATGTCCAATTGAGGCAGTTGTATTTCTTCAGTATGGTTATATGTCTTTATAACAAATTGTCAAGTAGTATAGTTTTTTATTGCACTTTCATCTTGGCAGGAGCCCCAAAAAGTTGATAATTATTTGAGGAATCAAGGTagaatttaatttagttttgtgtttgGTGAAGGAAGTCTGGAGTCTGAACATCTTTGAGGGGCTAAAAAGCCCTTTGATATCCCATGATTCATAGTatttacaatttgtaataataataataatcagaattaaaACAACAAGTGATGATTCTTGGAAAGCTTcactatcaataaaaaaaaagacatcctTTTTCTCACAGATCTCATAAAAAAAACCTAACCTCTTTAAGATGCTGTATTTTCcacatttttatcaaaacaaatattgaaaatttatgtaattaattttgaactattttgttgaatatttataaaaagcagtatttagtttttgatgtttattcaTTACTGGATGAAAGGTTGATCTTAATAGTTGCCACTTATACTGATACATCAAGGGTATGACTTTACGCTATTATACGAAAGCTGTTTTGCAAGTAAGATTAAGCAGTAAGATAAGACACCATATATAACTTGACAGAGCATAAATACTTTAAAGCAAGattataattttatgtacataaaaacaattcaagtgcTCTGAAGGTCTCTTGAAGTTTGTAGAAATCATGATTGTGTGTTTATCATCATTTATAAACAGCATGATGGAGAGCCATGGAAACACAAGTTGTCTTTCAGTATCTGATTATACTACATAAAAGAAATCACTAAATTTATGGTTTCAGATGAGAAAATGAACCAAATGTTTTCTTACCTGTTCCAGCTTTTAAGTGTTTGGTGTTCTTTTAcagatttaaaatgttaaacttatgTATTCCtttttgagaaaaaacaaaaaaattgaaacccAATAAATTGTTTGAATGACAGTTTTTCTTCCATGTCCATAATGATCAATTTTTGGTGGAGATGCTTTGTTTATTATCTTGTATAATTGTGTAAGGAAACAGAGGTAAATTTTTAGCcaaatttaaatgttatgattcctaaatatatttataagtatgtATATGTGGACCATCTACAATACATTCATTTcatctgcaaaaaaaaaattgaattacatCAGGGCACTGTAAATTACAAATTTCCTAAAACCTTTGACATTTTGTTCTATAAATTGGTATGATGGTGCAACAACTGTCAACCTGAATGTCATtgtgtatttgagaaataaacaattcCTTGCCAGAATAGAGTAACAATTTTGTGCTAGTTATAGTTTTCATTATGATTAATACAGTTATCAGTTAACATTACAgggcttttgtacacaaaatatctgGTTTAATAGTAATGATTtccttgtttttttctatttgaatTTTGACTGTCTAACATGCagattaattttgattttaaagttaaaaatacttttattcatcagaaaattttcaaatttcacatgcaaaatcatAATCAACTCCAGgcaattatcaaacatttttgtttagaaaaaacttgacattttatctgttattttcacaatttGACCCACCTCATGAACACcataaaaatttggaaataaGGTATGCTTTTTCCATTGTAGAATGCCAACAAATTGTCAACAGAAACCACAATTTTTAAGTCTGAACAGtttaaatgtcataaaaatatacatctgtaaatggtatttttattttgttgaacttTCAGCCATGTCTGACTAACATTACAGAAATTGCAGTAATGTTGCACACGTACACAAGTATTATTGTGTCTAATAGTATAAAACTGACCATTACAAAGTGACCTATCTTGCTTTGTTCTAGTGtattagtattttgtaacatacaaaaTCACATTTTGGTTGGAATACATtaaaatttcagttaattttttaaacaaaaactgtaaataaagaagtatagaaAGCAATGACTCTTCTACTTACTTAACTTTGTATGTGtgttgttatacacacacacacaggaaggatctcaagattccttcaaactactcaAATACTTCTAAACtttcagttaattttttaaacaaaaactgtaaataaagaagtatagaaAGCAATGACTCTTCTACTTACGAACTTTGCTATTATATGCTAAGCCTTGTCAGATATTGAGGATATAAACCAAAAAAGAAAATCAGGTGTTATATACTACAGGATTCCACTGTCCTGCCCTTCTTCAAGTCtaggaaggatctcaagattccttcaaactactgtccaattgctttgatgagctatcactgtaagaccttagagaggatggtcaatgcttgtcttgtttggttcctcgaatcaaacaacctcctctcgccaacccagtgtgggttctgacgacagtgctccactgtAGACCATCAGATTCGACTTGAAGTGTTAATccgagaagcctttctcaaatgacaacatcttgagtcaatattctttgacattgagaaggcttatgatacaacataaactgttacgtggccatttgcccatttttatcacaaattttttaatggacagaagattccGATTTCCTGTGAGTTtgacacttttcagtataaaaattaatgccatcactgaacaactccctctcactgttgccaATTAGCTCTTTGTTGACGAATTTCACATCTCACGTCAATCATCGAacgtgaggtatattgagcggcagctacagaatgccctcaattgtttactgaagtggaccacagaaaACGGCTGTACCTTCTCTCTCTGAAACcgtttgcatacacttttgctgccaaataactagaagagataactgtttgctatgcttctttatttactgttcaatgttttaagaaaaataactgaagtttgagaaattatttgtaaattgtagTAATGTATTGCAACtgaaatatgactgtattttaccaaattatTGTTTACTAAAACAACCATACATTGTAAAGACCAGTTTTATAtacttggatacagtaacatgagtgtgCATCATTGCAACTTCTATAATGTTAGTTAGGCACAGCTGAAtatagactaaacatttgtatttttgctATAATTTGTAACCTTTCTAGAACAAAATaggtgtaatttatatatatatattttaatattttaaagtggtTATAAGGTCAGTCAATAAGTGTTTTCTTTTATAGTACAAACTTGATTTCATCACTTTAAGAATGGTATTGATATGTTTGGAAGATGTTGAGATAGGGTAATGAAATTATAGTAAATTGTAAAGTGAAATAATGAAGGAGACAggtttttataaactgtttaggaTGGTTTACTTCACCAAATGGTTAGGGAACAACATACTAGGATCAATGCTATTTCATATTGTTAACTTCCAATATGACAATGAAAGTAATTAAGAGGGTATAAATTGGAGAACAttgggtgcaagtgatcatttcTCAATAAGGTTTGTTTCACTGCATATGGAGATCAGGAATAATgaaattgtgtaaatattttgaaagaatgtGACAGGAATTATCTACTGTGAATTGGACAGCTAAATTAATTTGAGATATTGTTTAAATAtggaaacatgtttttaaatgaatataaagtgcacatttgttttgaatatcactTCACTTTCTTTGTTCAGTGAACAGCATCATCTCGTGACTTCTGTTCACTGACAGCATTAGAAGGCTATCAGTTTTAGTTGATGTCATAGTTTGGCCAGCAAAGGATATTGCAGTTTTAATTAGTTCAATCCAGGCTCTAGATATAGCACTGAAATATCCTTGCAGACAGAGGATTTCATCTAATGCAAGAACAAAGGGTGAAGCAACTAGAGCAAGGTAGTATTAAACACTATAGATATGTTGCTGCATGACAGTATAAACACTAAGTAGTCAATAATTTGGAATGATTataagtattaaacaataatatataatgtaggtaaattaaaaagtaaattatacacTAACATTctacataattatttgttattatagaaaataagaaatatggTATGCATTCACACCATAAGTGTACACTGTACAGTGATTAGTTTCAATCTAATAAATGCATAAAATACTGTGtaattaatcaatatattaataaatcaatcTAATGTAATCTGTAGTGACCATTATAGTGACAGAAAATCTTTTGTTCCTGATGATTAGTTATTTGTTCTACTTTTAGAGAGAATGCCCTCTGCCATTTGTTGTAGTGTATTTGAAACAGGATAGTTTTTCTCTTCATCCATAATATTGGAAGAAGTCTCTTTCTTATTGTTAGTCATCACAAATTTTGGggttattttttacaattataaattgaaatataaagaaGGAAAACTTGAACACTGTAGCAGCTGTATGTTGTATTTAGCATTTCCATCagtatcaaaataattatataaagatcacatttgtattattaatgcatacacaaatacatatatgtatgtataacctTTCATCTCTCTAACTGTTTTAATCTTTTCTGGTTGGTTTTGAAAATTCtttgtatttgtataaatttCCTGTATATTCATTACTTTGTTTGCCCTGTAGTAATTATAATAGTCTTCTTTTTAGCTCAACTGCAGATTCCACCCAACATTAACTACAATTATGATTTCAAACAGCCATCAGAACATTTTGCTTCTGCCACTGAATTTTGATTCTAGATAAGCCCATAGCtgcacaataggctgtctgtgctgtgtcTACCACAAATCCCCTCCATGTGAATAGCTGTATGTGGTGAGAGGAtctcccagggaaagttctgttctttcagtttacctcctctggatctaaacatccacccatgtgtttgccatgcatggcaacccatgaaggggaggagaggatcttggtagttgaggggtccaaccctaacacatcactttggccttgaattcctgtagacaggtagCCTTGGGGTGACCCCTTTGGTCAGTTGGCTTGTCtactcgggctagggtcaaccaagtaccagtgttgtggacattatatctgatgctggtgtttggatatagtgctcacaaaaccctggcattgctgcagtgtccttgtttggcattgtactgCATCCCcttatagggctccatggtgggtggggtcagtgggaaccaaaatttccctttttttgtTATGGATACTCcagttaaaaatcttaataaaatagcgAAAAACAGCCTattggtaaacaaccacatcttgaagattctgagtaacaatcctcaccatccgtaccacctgttgtacctcattttcttatattgcaatcactttcagacaaacctttaggacaaatgtctccctttttcattcagaagagactagagggacttgctggctctccaaagtcagtaaaaaagcttcgatctggtgacatattggtggaaacatccacatctcaacacagtgaactcattttgcattcaaaggcaattggggatatacctattgaggttatacctcatgctactttgaattcatcaggaggagttattgttgagagggatttgaagaatattccagagtcagagattcttgctggtttctccacccaaggaatttctacagtgaggcatatctttactcgcaaagatagaattatggtGCAGACCACTGTCATCATTCTGACACTTACATCACCATGTCtgcctgccactatcaaggcaggttatcttaattgcagagtacagccatacattccaaaccctttccaATGTTTCTAGTGGTAacggttcagtcactcgaagatgCCATGTCGaagttccttgacgtgtgctcattgcagtggcaaggaccatgatgcctatgagtgtgaaatgggccctcattgcatcagttgcatcctactttcattcttgccctaaatggttggaagagaaagaagtgcagcatttgaaaatgattcataacattacctatcctgaggcttgaaaattgctgtccaccacctcatctcagacatatgctgctgcacttcatccAACAGCTACTGTGGTAGTGCAGACAGGTCTCTTTGTGCCTCCTAAAAAATCATTCTCCAAATAAATGGAAAGTCATTTGACCTCTGGttaaaagttgatgaattaacttcaacacctatctctgtcccttatatacattccaccaaaccccaagacccaaatcctttggttccaggcacaggcatttcctcagatccatcttcttctctcaccccaagatgtaaaacaatcattcgttcacgttctcagtctctggaatccccttcaaacagcaaagacctgccaaatcaacccagggcaggatccatggaggttgatagacttccctcgaataaggaaagtaaggaataaagacgtggtcataaacagaagggttctctgcccaatttgcctacacgtaaataaaaatggccaccctgatatgatggaactgtcgaggtttacattctaatctggatgacatcaaaacattgattgcttcctaccatcctgtttgtctgtccttacaggaaacatttctgaaacctgccagtaCAGTCACCTTtaggcagttttctttatacagaaatgacaggctgtgtgatgga
Coding sequences within:
- the LOC143226181 gene encoding uncharacterized protein LOC143226181 isoform X2 — encoded protein: MQNIASSFIRGFGLSSVSGLGVSSSKFTLKRNNQWYVTLNLPFKIGIHTKNSVFSSHSVSYSTCNSKVSSVSNFLSNNIIGHCKNYNIGSHLWIYKNMHTNLSLSLASADVSKLKANLQKNFGHRFISTSSLAGCSQKTVSSDIYDRFGNSEQVNTKGVKHMLEKDVELQSILEDINNDFEGPLFHPHTDKGTYEDQNLNSFENQYYEQQPRTACDFQDNYFSDIDITYVFSDQVFDTKCDQDETGERGFASETEKIGSAISHLCCSKHEPTVSTDLRVSMPDSFINNELFHYMGQIHPLEEESQQGVLDIIRENLEEMSVIEIPKSLEHVDYLILGTTSSPQQLDNLITQVQVLRDDGMVSDRTCLIDNSKDGVFTKSIKALHLFVREATAAATPTFDERNGKNDTTGSPLATTLDRSWAERKSK
- the LOC143226181 gene encoding uncharacterized protein LOC143226181 isoform X1 gives rise to the protein MQNIASSFIRGFGLSSVSGLGVSSSKFTLKRNNQWYVTLNLPFKIGIHTKNSVFSSHSVSYSTCNSKVSSVSNFLSNNIIGHCKNYNIGSHLWIYKNMHTNLSLSLASADVSKLKANLQKNFGHRFISTSSLAGCSQKTVSSDIYDRFGNSEQVNTKGVKHMLEKDVELQSILEDINNDFEGPLFHPHTDKGTYEDQNLNSFENQYYEQQPRTACDFQDNYFSDIDITYVFSDQVFDTKCDQDETGERGFASETEKIGSAISHLCCSKHEPTVSTDLRVSMPDSFINNELFHYMGQIHPLEEESQQGVLDIIRENLEEMSVIEIPKSLEHVDYLILGTTSSPQQLDNLITQVQVLYILNHHSCFYQGLSGLEKGSLVLFCVCVIPLFQTKRDDGMVSDRTCLIDNSKDGVFTKSIKALHLFVREATAAATPTFDERNGKNDTTGSPLATTLDRSWAERKSK
- the LOC143226182 gene encoding uncharacterized protein LOC143226182, with the translated sequence MSPFFIQKRLEGLAGSPKSVKKLRSGDILVETSTSQHSELILHSKAIGDIPIEVIPHATLNSSGGVIVERDLKNIPESEILAGFSTQGISTVRHIFTRKDRIMVQTTVIILTLTSPCLPATIKAGYLNCRVQPYIPNPFQCF